AACTCGACGCCGCGGAACCACAAGACGGAGAACAGGATCCAGCAGACCACCGGGACCGCCATCACCAGCCGGACGAGGGGCATCAGGTACCGGTCGAGGACGCGCCACTGGAACATGGCCACGGCGAGCGCGATGCCGCCGACGAACGAGACGACGAGGGCCAGCAAGACACGTCCCGCGGTGACGACGACGAATTCGTACCGAAGCCCTTGGAGGGCAGCCCAGATGCGTTCCCACGACGGGACGACGTAAGGTGGGAGCACCGCAGACGCCACCTGCCATGCGACGGCGAAGGCAGCGAGCGCAACCAGCGTCTCGTGCGGAACCCGCGCCAGGCGGGCACCCGGGGGCTGCACGGCTTCCGGGATCTCGACGGCGACGGTTGCGGGCGTCTGACGACTCATCGGTTTCACCCCTTCCCCGACCGGCTCGCCTTCCTAGGGCCGGTACACGATGGCCCTGTCGGGGAGGCGCGGCAGCAGACCGACGTCCACTCCGGCTCGAAACATCTCCCACAGGGCCTCGGTGACCGCCGGTTGCCATGCGGGCCGCACATCGTAGACGATCCGACGGAACAGCACTGCCTCCTTGAGAACTCCCGCCGGCAAGTTCAGAGACGAAGCGACCACGCGGTCGCTGGCATCTAGATTCGTGCGTAGGTACGCCTGACCGTCCTGGAACGTCTTGATCAGACGATCGACCGCAGCGGGGTTGCGCCGGATGGCGTCGTCCCGCATGTGTACCACGAGCTGCCATCCGTCCTTCCCCGTCAACTCGCGCCAGCCGGCTCGGCCGTTGAAGATGATGCGATAGTCTTTGCTGTCGCGGATGGTCAACGTCGCCGTCGGCTCCCAGGTCATCGCCGCATCGACACGTCCCGCGGCGAGTTGCGCGCGTGCGAGG
The Armatimonadota bacterium DNA segment above includes these coding regions:
- a CDS encoding ABC transporter permease subunit codes for the protein MSRQTPATVAVEIPEAVQPPGARLARVPHETLVALAAFAVAWQVASAVLPPYVVPSWERIWAALQGLRYEFVVVTAGRVLLALVVSFVGGIALAVAMFQWRVLDRYLMPLVRLVMAVPVVCWILFSVLWFRGVELRIAFVLVVVCAPIFLIDVLDAMQGVPRELRDMLRSFRPTPVQYFSKLILPATLPAILTSWKINLSLAIRVVTMAELVGATSGIGYGLVIAQELFSVADVFAWTVVLVVMLMATQVVVGGVERRVLVWRD